The genomic interval CAGGCGGGCAGGGCGGGGTCGGTGAACAGGTCGCGCTCGAAGAGGGAGAGCGTCTGGGTCTCCAGGGCGAAGCCGGTGGAGGCCTCGGCGAGCAGCAGGCCGTAGGTGGCGAAGGGGTAGCGGCCGACCCGCTCCTCCATCCAGGAGATCTGTCCCGGCGTTCTCGCCAGCCACGGCTCGAGGGCCGCGCGGTGCTCGGTGGGGACGACGTCCCGCAGCGGCAGGTCGTGCGGCCCGGTGCGGTGCAGCACGGTGGAGCGGCCGATGGACACCTGGGCGAGTTCGGTGGCCATGGGATTGCGGGTCCGGTAGCTCCAGGTGGTGGTGCCGGGGGCGCGGTCGACGGCGGTGGGCAGGCCGTTGGCGACGGCGGTGTGGCCCTCCGGGACGGTGATCCGGAAGGTGAACATCGCCTTGTCCGAGGGGTGGTCGTTGCACGGGAACACCAGGTGGGCGGCGTCGGCCTGGTTGGCCAGGGCGAGTCCGTCGGCGGTGCGCACCCAGCCGCCCTCGCGGTCCCCGGGTCCGGGGTCGCTGGTGTGCCGGACGGTGATGCGCACCGACTCGCCCCGGTCGAGGTCGTCGTCGGGGGTGATCACCAGGTCCTCGCCCGCGCCGGTGAAGGCGGCCGGCTCGCCGTCGACCTCGACCGAACGGACCGTGCCGTGGGCGAAGTCCAGGTTGAGCCGGTCGAGGTCGGCGGTGATCCGTGCGTCGAGGGTGGTGACGGCCTCGAGCGGCCGGTCGTTGCGGCCGGGATAGGTGAGGTCCAGGTCGTACGCCTGGACGTCGTAGCCGGGGTTGCCGAGGTGCGGGAAGAGGGGGTCGCCGATGCCGAGCGGTTCGGCGGGGGCGCTCGCGGCGACCAGGCAGACGCCGGTCGCGGAGGCGAGCAGTGCCTGGGCGGTGTGCCGGCGGCGGTGGGCGCGGGGTGCCGGGCGCCGGGGGGCGCGCGGGGCGGGATGGCGGGAGGTGAGCAGGGCGGGGTGGCGGGAGGTGAGGGGCATGCCTCACGGCTATCAGCGCGCGCGGGCGCGGCTGCGGCGGCGCGCTCCCGACCCACCCGATCGGGTAATCACACCGCAGAGGGCCGTGCGCCGGGTGCCGTCACCGGGGGGCGGCGGCACAGGGGCGGCTCAGACGCCCGGCGCCTGCGGCTGCGCCCGGCTCACGTCGTACACGCCCGCCACGTTGCGCATGGCGCGCATCAGGGAGGGCAGCCGGGCGGCGTCGGGGAGCTGCACGGTGTAGGTGTGGCGCACCTGCTGCCGGTCCGGCGGTTCGACGGTCGCGGAGACGATCTCGGCGCCCTCCGTGGCCATCGCCTCGGTGAGGTCCGCGAGCAGATGCGGCCGGACGAACGACTCCGCCACCAGCGTGACCCGGCACTCGGCGTCCTCGCCCCAGCGCACGCCGACCTCCGTGCGGCCCGCGCTCCTCATCCGCGCCACCGCCGGGCACTCCGTCCGGTGCACGGTGACCGCTCCCCCGCGCACCGCGAAGCCGGTGACCTCGTCGGGCGGTACGGGAGTGCAGCAGCCGGCCAGCCGTACGGTCGCGCCGTCCCGGTCGACCAGCACCTGGGCGGCGGCGGGGCGCCCGGAGTCCGTGTCCTCGGCGCCGGACGGCTGGAGGGCCCGCGGGGCGTCCGGCTCGGGCGGGCGGGCGGCCTCGATGTCGTCCGCCGGGGTCCGGGCGTCCGTCACGGACGTGCCGTCCTCCGGTGCGGGGTGGGCGGCGAGCCACCGCTGGATGGCGATGCGGGCCGCCGGGGTGGTCGCGTGGTCCAGCCACTCCCGGGACGGCGCGGAGGCCGCGTCCTGGTCCATGAGGAGCTGGACGGTGTCCCCGTCCTTGAGGACCGTGCTCAGCGTGGCCAGCCGTCCGTTGACCCGGGCGCCGATGCAGGCGTGAGCGTCCTCGCCGTACTGCGCGTAGGCGGCGTCCACGCAGGTCGCGCCCTCGGGCAGGCCCAGGGTGCCGCCGTCGGGGCGGAAGACGGTGATCTCCCGGTCCTGGGCGAGGTCCTCGCGGAGGGTGGACCAGAAGGTGTCGGGGTCGGACGCGGCCTGCTGCCATTCGAGCAGCCGGGAGAGCCAGCCGGGGCGGGTGGGGTCGACGCGTTCGCCGTCGCCGGCGGACTGCTCCTCCGGCGGGGCTGCGTAGGGGTTGCCGAGCGCGACGACGCCCGCCTCGGCGACCTTGTGCATCTGGTGGGTGCGGATGAGGACCTCGACGACCTGCCCGTCCTCGCCGGCCACCGCGGTGTGCAGCGACTGGTAGAGGTTGAACTTGGGGACGGCGATGAAGTCCTTGAACTCCGAGACCACCGGCGTCATACAGGTGTGCAGCTCGCCCAGCACGGCGTAGCAGTCGGCGTCCTCGTTCACCAGCACCAGCAGCCGGCCGAAGTCGGCGCCGCGCAGCGGGCCGCGCTTGCGGGACACGCGGTGCACGGAGACGAAGTGCCGTGGGCGGATGAGGACTTCGGCCGGGATGTCGGCCTCCCGGAGCACCTTGCGGACGTCGGCGGCGACGTCGGCGAGGGGGTCGTCCTCGCGGGCGGCGTTGCGGACGATCAGCTCGCGTGTCCGCTTGTACTCCTCGGGGTGGAGGATGGCGAAGACGAGGTCCTCCAGTTCCGTCTTGAGCGCCTGGACGCCGAGCCGTTCGGCGAGCGGGATGAGCACGTCACGTGTCACCTTGGCGATGCGTTCCTGCTTGGCAGGGCGCATCACGCCGAGGGTGCGCATGTTGTGCAGCCGGTCGGCGAGTTTGATCGACATCACACGGACGTCGTTGCCGGTGGCGACCAGCATCTTG from Streptomyces sp. DH-12 carries:
- a CDS encoding M1 family metallopeptidase, whose amino-acid sequence is MPLTSRHPALLTSRHPAPRAPRRPAPRAHRRRHTAQALLASATGVCLVAASAPAEPLGIGDPLFPHLGNPGYDVQAYDLDLTYPGRNDRPLEAVTTLDARITADLDRLNLDFAHGTVRSVEVDGEPAAFTGAGEDLVITPDDDLDRGESVRITVRHTSDPGPGDREGGWVRTADGLALANQADAAHLVFPCNDHPSDKAMFTFRITVPEGHTAVANGLPTAVDRAPGTTTWSYRTRNPMATELAQVSIGRSTVLHRTGPHDLPLRDVVPTEHRAALEPWLARTPGQISWMEERVGRYPFATYGLLLAEASTGFALETQTLSLFERDLFTDPALPAWYVESIMVHELAHQWFGDSVTPRTWADLWLSEGHATWYEALYAEERGGRSLEARMRAAYESSDAWRAAGGPPAAPKPPEPGRKAGIFRPGVYGGAALVLYALRQEIGPEAFDRLERAWVVRHRDGNASTADFVRLASETADRDLTGFLHAWLHDGKTPPMPGHPDWRSSVRAATDAPGSGTHEHLPGPHGHRPDAGGE
- a CDS encoding HD domain-containing protein; this translates as MNAEAAKPATPGPLAPGHATPAGTRRKSRPRLDLRRLGRAALMGSSSARDRLPDAIGHVVEAHRAHHPDADLEPLRRAYLLAESSHRGQMRKSGEPYITHPLAVTLILAELGAETTTLTASLLHDTVEDTDVTLDQVGKEFGEEVRYLVDGVTKLEKVDYGAAAEPETFRKMLVATGNDVRVMSIKLADRLHNMRTLGVMRPAKQERIAKVTRDVLIPLAERLGVQALKTELEDLVFAILHPEEYKRTRELIVRNAAREDDPLADVAADVRKVLREADIPAEVLIRPRHFVSVHRVSRKRGPLRGADFGRLLVLVNEDADCYAVLGELHTCMTPVVSEFKDFIAVPKFNLYQSLHTAVAGEDGQVVEVLIRTHQMHKVAEAGVVALGNPYAAPPEEQSAGDGERVDPTRPGWLSRLLEWQQAASDPDTFWSTLREDLAQDREITVFRPDGGTLGLPEGATCVDAAYAQYGEDAHACIGARVNGRLATLSTVLKDGDTVQLLMDQDAASAPSREWLDHATTPAARIAIQRWLAAHPAPEDGTSVTDARTPADDIEAARPPEPDAPRALQPSGAEDTDSGRPAAAQVLVDRDGATVRLAGCCTPVPPDEVTGFAVRGGAVTVHRTECPAVARMRSAGRTEVGVRWGEDAECRVTLVAESFVRPHLLADLTEAMATEGAEIVSATVEPPDRQQVRHTYTVQLPDAARLPSLMRAMRNVAGVYDVSRAQPQAPGV